AACTGGAAGTCGATTCGGTTTTCGAAACTGACGACGAACTGCTCCAGGAAATCGATTCTGCCGAATTGAAACTGGACGACCCCGCGTTGTTGCGTGATAGCGCCGATTCAATCGATGTCGCGATCGATCCGAAAGAAGGCAGCACCGGACCGGTTGCCAAAGCGGCGATCGAAAGCGAAGCCGAGAAGCTATCGATCAGTGATGTCGACGTTGCCGATTCGGCTTCCGACGAAGATTTCATGCTGTCCAACGATCTGTCCGAAGACGACAGCAGCGAACTGTTGCTTGCCGATGACTCCGATTCATTGGATTTGGATGCCGTTAGCGGTGACCTGAATTCGAACCCCGCAGGGGCAAGCAGCCTCGCACTGATGAACGAGTTGGATGCCCCCAGCACCGACAAGCCGATGAAATCGTCCGGTGCAGACGTGCTCAGCGAACTCGATCTTCTTGGCGAACAAGCCAACAGCGGAAGCGGATTGATTTCTGGCGACAGTGAAAAACTGTTGACCTCGTCCGGCTTGGGCAGTGGCCTGGGTTCGAGCGTGATGAATGAAATGGACGACGCGCTGAGCGATGATGACGACTTGGTGATCGCCGATGACGACGCCGATCTAATGCTCGATAGCGTCAGCGATATCTCGGTTGCTGGTGACAGCGGAATTAACTTGATGAGCCCCAGCGACAGCGGCCTTTCGCTCGAAAGTGAGCCTCTGGACTTGGCTGGCAGCAGCTTGTCAGCGTTGGATTTGGGTGCCGAACTTTCAGACGGAAGTGGGATTTCTGGTTCCAAGAGCGGCATGGGCTCCGCTGCCGATGAAGAGTTCCAGCTTTCTCCATCAGGTGTTGGCCTCGACGCAGATTTGGACAGTAGTTCACAAGTGATCGAAGTCGAAGATTCTGAAGTCGTCGATCTACAAGCTGATTTCGGCGACGAAAATGCCTTCGCCGACGCTGGCTTCGCCGATCCCGGTGCCGAACCACTGGGCGCCGACGCGTTTGATGCACCTCAAGCCGGAGTCGCATTCGACGATGGTGGCTTGGGTGCCGATGCAGACGCCGGCGGCGATGCATTCGGTGCGGACGAAGGAATGGTTGTCGAAGACGGCGAAATGGCTGCTCCGACAGCGGGGGCTGTTTCTCGCGGTTACGAGGTTCCTTTCAGTTTGTTTCAGTGCCTGTCGTTGATGTTTATCATCCTGGTGCTTTCGCTCGGCGGCATGCTGATGACCGATCTGGTTCGCAACATGTGGGCTTATAGCGAGACGTCGGCACCGGTTAGCGGATTGACCGATTCGCTGATCAGCATGGCTGGATTGGATTCCTAAATCGCCCAGCGTTGCTGTCTTTTCTACATGCGATCTAGCGCGGCTGAGATTCTTTAATATCTCGCCGCATCGTTTTGGGCCGTTGCGTCCGGCTGCGACATATTTTCCTGCGATTGGATGGGCCCGTTTATGTCTCCGCAGGAGTCCGGGGGTTCCGGTGGGGACGCCCTTAGGGAGTGCAGACGCGTTGTCTAAACTTCAGGCAATAGGTGGGTACGATCAATAGGGGCGTCGCGTCTATACTGACGGCGTCAGGATTACGCTCCTTCCTCCGTTTCGAAACGGATTTCACACCCATCCCGCCTTCCATTGCTATGAACTCTGGTTCGATACCATTGACGCTTAACGTGCGCGCCCTCGTTGGCCATTCCAGACAGCAAGTCGCTGGTTGGATCGTGCTACTGATGGCGATCGTCGTCACCGGCTGCACTCCCGAGCCTGAGATTTCGACCTACACAATTTCCAAACGCACGCCTGCCGAGTTGATTCCAGGCAAGCAGCGGATGTTGGCTGTCATTGTGCCGCGTCAAAGCGACGCATGGTTCTTCAAGATCATGGACAATGAAGATGCGGTCGATGGGGTTGCTGATCAATTCAAGAGCTTTGTCCAGTCGGTTGAGTTTGGTGACTCAGGTCAGCCGATTTTGAATCCCCTGCCGGAATCATGGCGTTTGGGTGGCGAGAAGCCCATGCGGTTTGCGACCGTCTATATCAATACCGACAACAAGCAGTTGGAGCTGAGTGTTTCGACGTTGCCATTGAGCGGCGACTACGAAAATTATGTTTTGCAGAATGTGAATCGCTGGCGAAACCAAGTTGGTCTAAAGCCATCGGAGGAGCAGTTCGCTGGCGGCGAAGCGTTCGATGTGGCATCAGCAGACAAGCAGGCCGTCCTTGCTGACTTCGTTGGCGAGCCCGGTCAAAGTTCAGGATCGATGATGCCCTCGATGGCGGGTGGTCCGATGTCATCGATGGGGCAAATGGCACCACCGATGGCTCAAGCTCCGCAAAACACACCGGCAGAAAAGAAGTACCAATACGATCTTCCTGAAGGCTGGCGAGACCTCGGATCGAAAGGGATGCGAGAGCTTTCTTTCAGTGTCGGACCGGAAGATTCACCAGCGGAAGTGACGTTGATCACTGCCGGTGGCGATCTGCGCAGCAACGTCGCTCGATGGATGGGACAAGTCATGAAGTCCACTCCCGACGACGCGGCGGTAGATCAAATGTTAGCGGACGCAGAAACTTTTGAAGTTTCAGGCAACAAGGCGCAGCGGTTTATCATTGATGGGGATTCCGCTGCGGAGCAATTTTCGATCGATGCGACCATCATTCCCACCGAAGGCGGCTTCAGTAAATTCGTCAAGATGACCGGACCACCGGCAACGGTAACCGAGCAGCGAGACGCAATGAAATCCTTCCTCGAATCGCTGTCCTTCTAAAACACCTCGACAACCAACGTCCAAATCAATCATGGCTACGGTCAATTCAACATCAAACGCACTCGCGGCTGAGAAGAGCACTACGCAGTTCAGCCCGCACACAGTGCTGACGGCGCTCGGTTCGCTCCGGATCACCGTCGCATTGTTCGCAGCTTCGTTGATCATTGTCCTCGTCGGGACACTGGCGCAAGACGAACTGAACATGCAAGCGGTCAAGGCGCGATACTTCTTGACCTGGATCGCGCTTGTGCGGATCGATGACTTTTTCCCGCAAGCGTTTTACAACCACAGCAGCCCCATTCCAGGCGTGATCCCGTTTCCCGGTGGGTCGTTGATCGGATTACTGTTGATGGTGAACTTGATCGCTGCCAAAGCGACACGATTCAAAATCAATGCTTCGGGTAGTCGCCTACTTGCCGGCACGATTTTTATTATCGCCGGTATCGTGGTGGCCGGTTTGATCGTTGCCAGTGGTCACAGCAGTGACGGATTGCAAGGCGCACCGCCGATCTCCTACATCGCGTTGTGGCGGTGCATGCAAGCGATCGCCATCGCGTCAGGCTTTGGGCTGGTCGCTTGGTCGATGGGCTTGAAGCATAAAGGCTTGCGTGTGCTCGGCTATGTCGTCGCTGCGATCATTCTTGGTGTGATCTGCTACACCTTGATCACCGGTGGTCGTATCGGTGATCCCGGAATGCGGATCGTATGGCAACTCGCCAAAGGCCTTTTGGCCGGTTTGATTTTGCTTGTCGGTTGCAACCTGTTGTTCGGCAAGCAGGGTGGCAACATGCTGTTGCACCTCGGCGTCGGCCTGCTGATGGTTGGGCAGTTTGCCTTTGGTGATCGTCAGTTGGAACAACGGATCAATTTGATCGAAGGCGAATCGACCAACACCTTGGTCAACTTGGATAAGGTCGAACTGAACTTTATCGTTTCGTCGGAAAGCGAAGACAAAGTGATCGCTGTGCCTTCGGAAAAACTGGTCGCAGCCAAGCGAAGCGGTCAGGCGATCAGCGATG
The Stieleria sp. JC731 genome window above contains:
- a CDS encoding helix-turn-helix domain-containing protein, giving the protein MSYLSLDEAAKKLGISSDRLVELRSQGQVRGFRDGSSWKFPENEIERLADDLAADDDNFGSGILVDDANLGDSSASIGSIIGGDQADAADGSDVNIGSEPLKEGSTGSDVNLVTGTDGKGSDVSLVATDSGELEVDSVFETDDELLQEIDSAELKLDDPALLRDSADSIDVAIDPKEGSTGPVAKAAIESEAEKLSISDVDVADSASDEDFMLSNDLSEDDSSELLLADDSDSLDLDAVSGDLNSNPAGASSLALMNELDAPSTDKPMKSSGADVLSELDLLGEQANSGSGLISGDSEKLLTSSGLGSGLGSSVMNEMDDALSDDDDLVIADDDADLMLDSVSDISVAGDSGINLMSPSDSGLSLESEPLDLAGSSLSALDLGAELSDGSGISGSKSGMGSAADEEFQLSPSGVGLDADLDSSSQVIEVEDSEVVDLQADFGDENAFADAGFADPGAEPLGADAFDAPQAGVAFDDGGLGADADAGGDAFGADEGMVVEDGEMAAPTAGAVSRGYEVPFSLFQCLSLMFIILVLSLGGMLMTDLVRNMWAYSETSAPVSGLTDSLISMAGLDS